Proteins found in one Lysinibacillus fusiformis genomic segment:
- a CDS encoding alpha/beta fold hydrolase has protein sequence MSFYQTNKANIYYEVIGTGTPIIMLHGFSPDHRLMKGCMEPVFIEREGWKRIYIDLPGMGKTTDYSSIQNSDEMLEAIIELIHTIIPNESYLLVGESYGGYLARGIMRTSVDQLLGAALICPLIIPEKEQRTVPQHCIVQADAAFLSTLSQQEQDDFGANQVVLDAYNWERYTTEVLAGCNLADQAFLEKIQQSYGFSFAVDEQSFDKPSLFLLGKQDSVVGYKDAFSILEKFPRATFAILDRAGHNLQIEQAELFTKLMSEWLNRVEGGVDESDSCK, from the coding sequence ATGTCATTTTATCAGACGAATAAAGCGAATATTTACTATGAAGTTATTGGAACAGGGACACCTATTATCATGCTACATGGTTTTTCTCCTGATCATCGTTTGATGAAGGGATGTATGGAGCCTGTTTTTATAGAGCGAGAAGGATGGAAGCGTATCTATATTGATCTTCCAGGAATGGGGAAGACAACAGACTATTCATCGATTCAGAACTCAGATGAAATGCTAGAAGCAATCATCGAATTGATACACACAATCATTCCAAATGAATCCTACTTGTTGGTGGGTGAATCTTACGGTGGCTATTTAGCGCGCGGTATTATGAGAACGTCAGTCGATCAACTTTTAGGTGCTGCCCTTATTTGTCCTCTCATCATTCCTGAAAAAGAGCAACGTACAGTGCCACAGCATTGTATTGTACAAGCAGATGCTGCTTTTTTATCAACATTAAGTCAGCAGGAGCAAGATGATTTTGGGGCTAATCAAGTCGTCTTAGATGCCTATAATTGGGAGCGCTATACAACAGAGGTGTTGGCAGGGTGTAACCTAGCAGATCAGGCATTTTTAGAAAAAATTCAGCAAAGCTATGGATTTTCCTTTGCCGTTGACGAACAGTCCTTTGACAAGCCAAGTCTCTTTTTACTTGGAAAACAAGATTCCGTTGTTGGCTATAAAGATGCTTTTTCGATTTTAGAAAAATTTCCTAGAGCAACTTTTGCCATATTAGATAGGGCGGGGCATAATTTGCAGATCGAACAAGCTGAATTGTTTACCAAGCTGATGAGTGAATGGTTGAATCGTGTAGAGGGAGGGGTGGATGAAAGTGATTCTTGCAAATGA
- a CDS encoding MBL fold metallo-hydrolase codes for MSEYYSRHFNLEKVSEGIYAAIAKDGGGAFGNAGVIDLGDKTIIFDTFNTQQAAEDLRNIAVHITNKPVSWVINSHFHSDHTRGNQVFKDCHIVSSQITLQQMKENHPAKIAEQKADLEGLKKYIASLVASTDIQKMNEISFLKEMESSIPDLELVLPQYTFTHEFTISGTERTARIMTLGGGHSPCDSFLYIPEDEIIFMADLLFVGMHPSFFPYSNPTQWENILEEVNNLAIQKAIPGHGSVGSKKDIVKLKNYINEMNLLSKKIRNMEDVSIPTAYQDWTTIHIDVMEFVATIYKERQKR; via the coding sequence ATGAGTGAATATTATTCTAGACATTTTAATCTTGAAAAAGTAAGTGAAGGTATTTATGCCGCTATTGCAAAGGATGGTGGTGGCGCGTTTGGAAATGCTGGTGTCATTGATTTAGGGGACAAAACCATTATTTTTGATACATTTAACACGCAACAAGCAGCTGAAGATCTAAGAAATATAGCTGTACATATTACAAATAAACCCGTCTCTTGGGTAATTAACAGTCATTTCCATAGTGATCATACGAGAGGAAACCAAGTATTTAAAGATTGTCATATTGTTTCTAGTCAAATAACACTTCAACAAATGAAAGAAAACCATCCAGCAAAAATTGCTGAACAAAAGGCAGATTTAGAAGGGTTAAAAAAATACATTGCCTCCCTTGTCGCTTCCACTGACATACAAAAAATGAATGAAATAAGTTTTTTAAAAGAAATGGAAAGCTCAATCCCTGACCTGGAATTAGTTTTGCCGCAATATACTTTTACTCATGAATTTACTATTTCCGGAACAGAACGTACCGCTAGAATAATGACACTGGGAGGTGGTCATTCTCCCTGTGATTCTTTTCTTTATATACCTGAAGATGAAATCATATTTATGGCTGACCTTCTATTTGTCGGTATGCATCCATCATTTTTCCCTTATTCCAATCCAACACAATGGGAAAATATTTTAGAAGAAGTAAATAACTTGGCCATTCAAAAAGCTATCCCTGGTCACGGTTCAGTAGGATCTAAAAAAGATATAGTGAAGCTTAAAAACTACATTAATGAAATGAATTTGTTATCAAAAAAAATTAGGAACATGGAAGACGTTTCAATACCTACAGCATATCAAGATTGGACAACTATCCATATCGACGTTATGGAATTTGTAGCTACGATATATAAAGAAAGACAAAAACGTTGA
- a CDS encoding GNAT family N-acetyltransferase, with the protein MILANEKLFLREFTQYDWIDVHKYASQEIVCRFQTWGPNTEEDTKEFIQDVLDEATQTPRERYVFAIIYQETLIGAVEIMIKDFTNKVGEIGYIVNPDYWGKGVATQSAKLMITFGFEKLKLHRICATCDPRNIGSAKVLEKVGMLKEGVLRENMLMKDGVWRDSFLYSVLKQEWSSC; encoded by the coding sequence GTGATTCTTGCAAATGAAAAATTATTTTTAAGAGAATTCACGCAATATGACTGGATTGATGTTCATAAATATGCCTCACAGGAAATTGTTTGTAGGTTTCAAACATGGGGACCGAATACAGAGGAGGATACAAAAGAATTCATTCAGGATGTTCTCGATGAAGCAACACAAACACCAAGGGAAAGATATGTTTTTGCGATTATTTATCAAGAAACGTTAATAGGTGCGGTAGAAATCATGATTAAGGATTTTACAAATAAGGTCGGGGAAATTGGCTATATCGTGAACCCTGATTATTGGGGGAAGGGAGTAGCAACGCAGAGTGCTAAATTAATGATCACTTTCGGCTTTGAAAAATTAAAGCTCCATCGTATTTGTGCAACCTGTGATCCTAGAAATATTGGATCAGCAAAGGTTTTAGAAAAAGTAGGAATGTTAAAAGAAGGAGTATTACGTGAAAATATGCTAATGAAAGATGGCGTTTGGCGAGATTCATTTTTGTATAGTGTATTGAAACAGGAATGGTCATCATGTTAA
- a CDS encoding substrate-binding domain-containing protein: MRKQWYWFLFVMLAVVLVACNGEDTEDDATDADSSGGETKAVTAKGGTIKIGVLASLTGALESYGKQTQRGFDLGIEYATGGTMEVNGKKIEIVYEDTETKPEVAVQKATKLLEDDQVDFLVGSSSSGDTLAVLPLAEEYEKIMVVEPAVADSITGSEFNEYIFRTGRNSSQDAYAAAAAIAGKGVKIATFAPDYSFGWDGVNAFKTAAEKLGAEIVLEEYADPAATDFTSNLQKVIDTKPDYLFVVWAGANSPWNQIADLKIQEKGIKISTGAPDIIALQFMNPLVGMEGFSVYYHTLPQNDVNKWLVDEHQKRFNEVPDLFTPGGMSAAIAVVEALKQSDGDVDANKLIDIMEGMSFETPKGTMTFREEDHQALQSMYSIRLEQQDGVDYPVPVLIRELSPEETAPPVMN, encoded by the coding sequence ATGAGGAAGCAGTGGTATTGGTTTCTTTTCGTGATGTTGGCTGTGGTGTTGGTGGCTTGTAATGGGGAAGACACAGAGGATGATGCAACGGATGCAGATTCTTCTGGTGGTGAGACGAAGGCGGTGACAGCAAAAGGGGGCACAATTAAGATTGGGGTGCTTGCTTCGTTAACGGGGGCGCTTGAGTCATATGGAAAGCAGACGCAGCGTGGGTTTGATTTAGGGATTGAGTATGCAACAGGTGGCACGATGGAGGTCAATGGTAAGAAAATAGAGATTGTGTATGAGGATACGGAGACGAAGCCAGAGGTGGCTGTGCAGAAGGCGACAAAGCTTTTGGAAGATGATCAGGTTGATTTTTTAGTCGGTTCTTCGAGTTCGGGTGATACGCTCGCTGTTTTACCACTTGCTGAGGAGTATGAAAAAATTATGGTGGTAGAGCCAGCAGTGGCTGACAGTATTACGGGTTCCGAGTTTAATGAGTATATTTTCCGTACAGGTCGTAATTCATCACAGGATGCGTATGCTGCGGCAGCGGCTATTGCGGGCAAAGGTGTGAAGATTGCTACATTTGCGCCAGATTATTCGTTTGGCTGGGATGGGGTGAATGCCTTTAAAACGGCAGCGGAGAAATTAGGGGCTGAAATTGTACTTGAGGAATATGCAGATCCTGCAGCAACAGACTTTACATCCAATTTGCAAAAGGTGATTGATACGAAGCCTGATTATTTGTTTGTTGTCTGGGCTGGGGCAAATTCACCGTGGAATCAAATTGCTGATCTTAAAATTCAAGAAAAGGGCATTAAGATTTCGACGGGTGCACCGGACATTATTGCACTTCAATTTATGAATCCATTGGTTGGGATGGAAGGCTTCTCGGTGTATTATCATACGCTACCGCAAAATGATGTCAATAAATGGTTAGTTGATGAACACCAGAAACGTTTCAACGAAGTGCCTGACTTATTTACTCCTGGTGGTATGTCTGCGGCGATTGCTGTTGTGGAGGCATTGAAACAGTCGGATGGGGATGTAGATGCCAATAAGCTGATCGACATAATGGAGGGTATGTCATTTGAGACACCAAAAGGTACGATGACGTTCCGTGAAGAGGATCATCAGGCTCTTCAATCGATGTATTCGATTCGCTTAGAGCAACAAGATGGTGTGGATTATCCAGTACCAGTGCTTATTCGGGAGTTAAGTCCTGAGGAAACGGCACCTCCTGTTATGAATTAA